The sequence accccaatcaatctccactgatccaaggtacagttatgctcatacgcctgtgatcccagcaggatatgcgcacttgattcccttagttgatctcacccacaactaagatttgctacgatccaaaatcgcaggctttgacaataaacaaatctgtctcacacagacaagtctatcaaaggatcaatctgtctcccgcagataaaccctaaaggatttgttccgtcttttgataataatcaaggtgaacaggaaccaattgataatccggtcttatattcccgaagaacagcctagattaatcaatcacctcacaacaatcttaatcgtatggtagcgaaacaagatgttgcggaatcacaaacgatgagacgaatacgtttgtgattactttttatatctttcctatcggagatatcaatctcaaggcaatcaatctgattgtactcgtacgatagaagatgcaagatcatatcacacaactacgataaaggtagtatcggtctgtgatagacacatttatgtatctaacttgtcctcaatgttctgtattgttagtactcgttttcgtacttattgtggtgttttgtgtgtttgtaggtatttattggaaataaatattgttagaaagttcggctcgaaaagttgctcagaGTACCCCCcagaggacaattgctatacgggccctcacttttgctaaggggcaccgACGGCTATGTGGAGCCCATTTTTCTATATCACCTACTGGTTATTTGGCATCCAAGatgttggataagggctaacctccttctttgtttgaattaagaaaaatggcgggaaaatactACAGGTTACTGTGTAATTTTCTATTGGATTTTTGGAGGAGTTTCAGTGAGACTCAACCACTGGTTTTGATTGGGATAAACGTGATATACCAAAACaatgctggtatgggtgtttgtatGAGTtaagttgggctggataatctaTGGGAAGCAAAACAGGAAGCAAGCTCGGGTTTCCCCTGCATTTGTTCTGTGAGAATTTGTGGAGTTATTTGGCGAGATTCTTGTCGTGTTTGGATTGATTTGACCCTGTTGTATCTAAACAGGGGAGGTAGGTGTCTTGAATttgaatataaagaagatttcCAGGAGATTAAGCAAAACAGAGGAAGGTACGTATCTTGAGGATATCTCGGGCTTTTGGTTGATTATTTTGGGAATAAATCTTGTAGAAGCAGCATGTTCAATGTCTTTTGAGTCGTGTTGCGTTGATTTGGTGTGTGCTAGACATCTACAGGCGCATGTAGGAGAGAAACAAATAGAATTATTTCCGAGAGTTAATGAGAAGATTTGGGAAGATTATTTGCATTTACAGCGAGATATATGGGTcatgtgggtataaatagagatgcttgAAGTCGGATAAGGGGAGGGAGAGATTGGGAGACGTTTAGACATTACAGAGCCGGAgaaattggagttacagagagCTTCCAATTGCTGctcctgtgaagaacacgaagaacattaaacAGTAGGGGACAGTCATAGTGCTACAGTACCAACGACGCTTCTCATGtatcgttttctgtaacagttagttttgtaacagatataagtgtTAAAAAgccggttttattatttttctcccatttcattattgtgaacacctttttgagcagtgaaaaattcctttgagtgtgttttcaccatgcggagttagaacccattactgggacaacggaggaagcaacttttcatgattgtggtaaatgaattaattctttatatgactttttgcatagatttaattgctttatgatttctattaattatttgttattttgtttgatgtcgcatgcttggttttaattacttttgatgtgtcctgctcacaacttacaactaatgttttatgaaatctatttttggcaaagaattagagtcaaaacttcttttgtttgagcttattttgtatagtttcctttgtttttagtattttgtatATTCAAGCCTAAATCAATCtgaacaaagtccgagtgaacgacaatctatttaccactattcaaaattcgatcaatttttggcgacgCTGTCGGGGATTTTGAAAAAAAGATatacaaaaaccttaattacagtttcctTTCTTTGATaaacacgtaagtgctacattttatacccatatttatattaagtAGGACCCGATATTTTGTTAATAACATAATTTTAAtgcttttatagaaagtacaaACAAATCCGAtcatccgaaaataaatgacgaaatataaaactaaaatgacGTTTGCGACGATAACAATCAAAATGCAGTCAAAGCATTATAGAGACGACAGTTAATTAACATTTTTGTGCCTTGTTATTTGCTTATGTTGTCGGAGCACCTAATCAACTCATCATGAAATGATGCAAGGAGACAAAATTCATTTAAAAGAAGTAAATGGGAGACGTGGCATCACTGTTTCCACACATTCTGTTCTTTTTCAAAGGTGAAGGAATTCTCATTTTCATTTCCTAACCAAGCAGCTGCTGTCATCATCATTCGTAATTGTTTGAGAACAAGATTCTATGGAGTCAAAAAATGGTCGAAAATCAGAAGCAGCAGTTCTTGGGTGCACATCGAATGGCAAGACGGAGACGGGTGCTGGTCGGAACTGCAGCAATGGCAGTGATGGATTATTGGTTAAAGGTAGTCTCGATCGTACAGCAACTGCAACGGGAGTTCGGAGATGGAGTGCATATTGCTGGCGCTGGTTTGTTGTGGCATGTATTTCCATGGTCGTGGCTGTAACAATGAGTCTTCGATGTGAATCTGAGATGAAGAATGAATGCGCAGCAAACCAATTACATGAGCTACTAGTACCGGTCGAGAAGGTTCAGTAAACGGAATGGCCAGGGAACAAGAAAGTGTTGTGGTCGAACTGGAAATTTTCGGGAAGAATTTGGACGtgggctgagtttggaaaacggTGGTGAATACCAGGTTGGGTCCGTGGTTAGAATTTGGCATTATAGAATCGACAGAAGATGCATTTGGATTCAAGTGAAGCTGGGGCCGGCTGCAGGCTTGCGAATGAGCTCGATTAAACCGGCACCCTTGAGTTGAATTGCTGGTGGAGGTGCTTTAAGGATCGAAGAACAGAATTTTGACGTCAAAGTCAGAATTTGGATAGTATGTGGATTTGGATGTTGGTGGTGGACCGGGCCTAGGTAGTTCTGCTAGGTTTTAGTCAGACTTAGAGGACTCGCACAAACTACAAGAGGAAGACGGACGGACGGAAACAAAGAAGGAGGAGGCCGGACTGGGATTGGAAAGAAGCGCGGCTACACAGCCGCAACTGGAAGAGAAGTCTAGGGTTTGAAGTTTCAGTTCTTCAAttccatttttgcttagctagAGTTTTTGATTCTattttgtttatggcttttgagaaagtcatgtctagctagagccatgttagggtttaggtagaaaacAATTTTATTGTGTAGACTCTACatatatatgcttaataatgatttgattgattaatagtttttcttcatatagtttGGTATTTAATTGCTCATGagattttgttgattatttatgtttttcaattgatatggcgtgcttgggttaagttctttgacgtgatatactttaggattgataagtaatgctttagaatcactacacatgaaacgaagaaaattacagcggagaaacagtattcaATAGgcatgaaatatatttttttaacgattagtagagtttgcataattaattggtggaaaccgaaaatcctaataactcattcccattttatttttattgttaaaattattattatttcattttgttccaaatttctgaaaatcgttcaaacatcatcttgtcaattacttagtttttggtgttagttggtagagtatttcacattcctcgtgggaacgacctgtacttgtcattgtctactagttagaagttgtgcacttgcagtattattattgtggGTTtttgagcctaccaagtttttgccGCCGCTGCCAgtgagtggttgcaaaatactctcttgttgatatcaattttttttttgtacatagttatttttatttttgtatatagtttatttttgtttttctttaattcCTTTTTACGCAGTCTGTTTGActctttttaggtaccttagtctgagGTGCGACGATTGGAGTCGATAGCGGCTAGAAAGTATGTGCTTGATATTCTCGTAAAGCTTATGCAAGGTGAGTTATTGGGTAAATTTTACCTTATATCATGGTTTCCAGTGAGTTGGATTCTTttagctttttggaatcttaccATCAGAGCCGAgaaagtagagccatctaatagcTCACATGAGGagtatgcatatgcaccttctTATTGTCAGGAACCTGTTAGAGACGAGTATGTAAATAATGATTGGAATTATTCTCATAGGTATGATCATTCCGGACTTTGTGAAGGTTATGATCATTACCAACCTTATCCAGGTTATGAGACAAATTATATCgattccaattattattcacacACATATGAGTcaccatatgaaagagataatcaATTGTATGGTGAACTATCTCCGTCTCTCGTATCTAGCCTAGAACAATTGACCAAAAAAACTgaattatttgtgattgcaactGCTGAGAGTTGTGCTCAAACTGATAGAATGATTGCTGAACTTATGAACCCAGTAAAGGATCTTCGTCTATACTATGACTCAAGTTCTGATTTTCTTCATATTGATGacactaataatgaaaccgttgttgATGATGAATCTGTATGCTTCGAGGATGATGATGGACTTGACACTGGTAGTGATTTTAGGAATAATGATACCGCTATACCAAATGAATGTATTGTTTTTTATCCAACTCATGATCATGTTACTGATTAtttgcctattcaaaaggacgagagttgtgttagagatgCAATTTATtctgataatgatgatttagaagaatctgtatatacagaagatactattgttgagtctaacgacttagagacagtagacgtTCATAATGAGataccttctagtcatttgaataacgagattcctataagtcacttagttgcagataataatgaggcgattattcatgatattgttgctccattgagctcctgTTTTGCTGACCCATCTTGTAATTTTCTGATTGTTGATGTGGATGTGGAGCCAATTTGCACTGGTCAGGTAACtgctgattttgaaccaatctcagtttgtttatCCCACTTTGAAGATTCTGATGATCctatgcttattgacattgtcaatgcattgtgCATTCCACTgattaatcaaggtaactcaataacggaagttatttccgctgacttagaaccagatttaagaGTTACTTATTTTGGTAAATTTGAACCATTAGATACAGATTTGAACCATTATGTTGAGTTTGAAAATCCGATACCTTTTTACAATGTCAATACATTGCCtcctatgatttctagtgaagataatgtgtcgactGAATGTATTTCAGCTGATCTTGAGACTGATTTAGAGTGTGCTTCCCGAATAGAGAATAATATACATTCTAAGTTTGTTTTCCATGTAagtgatttatttatctcgaTTAGGGACTATTTTCTATTGGGAATGAATCTACAcatctttttggaggtttatagtgtttgcaggttcatattcgcagttgacctgatttgttggatcgatccccaacttttcagactttatatctATGCTTTGCAGCTTACTTTGGTGTATCATCACattgtttgaggttctttatgtgcgcaaatatggatacaaagattatgctttatgggagtcagcccatacgatttcgcttcatgggagtcaacccataagatatgttttctttcctctatcttttatttgtttacttgaatttcccatcttaatttctacgttggatgactcaattacattgaggacaatgtaatgattAAGTGTTGGGGAGTGGCATTTTCATTAGGCTTAAAAAAAATGCatcatatgaccagctgtttagcgggtctttaaaattaaaaaaattacatgatatgatcagctgtttagcgggtctttctgtctagctgtttagcagacatctctataTTACTGTTTAGTGGTTCCGTCTAGTTGTTTAGCAAACAATTtatctcgctgtttagcagacatctctccaTATCTAGCTGTTTATCAGATATTTATCCAGTTGTGGAACGAatatattctttgttttgctcgaggactagcaaaatatagtgtggggtgttgataagcacgtaagtgctacattttattaggggtgtaaattgggccgggccgggAAGCCTGACCTAATTATTAAATGGGACGGGACAGGTCGGACCTGGAAATCTCTTGCCCATCAGAACAAATAGGCCGGGCGGGCAGGAATATACCTGTTAAAAGACTGCCCATGGCCTACCCAAGCCTGTTTAGTAATTTGGGCCCGGGCGGGCAGGTTCAGGGCGGGCCTTCAATGTATAGTattaaagtttcaacaacttAATCAATCAAATACTTCCATAAACAAATCAATAAACTCATTGTTCTTCAAAGATCAAAAATTGTTCACTCAAAATCAAAGCATTAAAACTTAAAAGAAAACGTCCCTTAATAActcaatttaaaaacaaagactcATGCGTCCTATTCTACTTCCCGCATCTTAGCAGTCCATGACTCCACACAACTTTATTCtgaaaatactaaaagaaactTTCAAGCCATTCACCTGCACAAAAATAGAAAAAGATCAATACAAAAATTTATGGAAAGAGCGTACTGTTTTCTGTTCACTCTAGATTACAGAAGTATCAAATTATAATTCACTAACACTTGCATTGTGTGCTATGTTAATATAGACAGTAAGTCAGTATTCTATTATCTCTATAGAAACCAGCATCGAATTATCATGTAAATGAAAAGTGATCATGAACATAAAAGGATGTGAAGACAGATATTTACCTTAGAAAAGAAGCGACTGACGAGATTAAGTGGCCAAACGTTCAAGTTCATCTGCTGGAGTAATATCATCATTCAAAGGATCAATCGGCTTAAAAATATCTTTCATGTCAGCCTTCCACCAATCTTTTATAACGACTGAACACTCTAACATATCCGGAGTTAAACTACTTCGGTAATCACCTAGTATACGTTTCCCGAGAGAGAAGGCAGACTCGGAGGCAACTGTAGATGCTTGAACTGCTAGAACATCACGAGCGACACAAGAAAGTACTGGGTACCTCTTTTCATTGCTTTTCCACCAATCTAACACGTCAAAGTTCTCGATATCAGCCAAAGCAGGTTCAGGCTCAGCATAATACCTCTTTAGTTCTTCTGATGATGTAGCAAGAGGGTCTCTTTTTTTCCGATTGCGAGATGCCCAGAAGCGCTTCCAGATGAAGTGGAGGAGACCTCGGTTGAAGAGCCTGAATGCATTGGACCAGCAGAAGTCTCTGAAGTACCTGTTGAAGTCGGCGGACCACTGGAAACTGTAGTTACCTGTTTATCATGCAAAATATTTGAGTACTCCGCAAACAGACTCTTCAGCTTAGCACCCATTAACCTACTTTGTTCGCCGTGGCATCGAATTGAGAATGCAGACTCTGATCGTCAATTCAAATATAAGGTTCCTATGCCAACGACAAGTAGGACAAGCGCCCCGGCAAGTAGAGCAACTAAGTGCCAAAGCATTCTTCAATATCAGAAAGAGTACTTTCCACCCCTCTTAGATTAAGACGAGGATCCAAAATAGACCCAAACCCAAATAATATAGGAGTTTCACCCCAATACTTAACAAACTTTTCCTCCATGGCAGCAATAATGTTCTTGAAAAATGGGTTATCTCTGTGATTCTAGAAGACCATaccaatttcatataaatattgaAGAACTGAGTTACTAGTCACATAATGAACTCCTGAAAAATAATTAGTGGCATCATAGAAAGGCTTCAAAAATGCACATAACACTTCAGCGTGTTCCCAATCAGTATCATCAATAACATGAGGACATGACCTATCATCAAGGAAGGCCGACAGCACTTGACGGTAGGGAATTGCATCTTTCAACATAAGATAAGTGGAGTTCCACCTATGTTTTACATCAAGCTGCAATTTTTTAGACCTAACACCCATATCATCACACAATAACCGGAACTGTGTACACCTTGTACCAGACACAAAAATATACTTCAAGCTACCCTTAACATGTTCAAGCATCTCAGTAAACCCCTGAACTTTTAATCCATCATGGACTACTAAGTTCAGGATATGAAAACAACACCTAACATGAAATAAATCTCCCTTAGAAGGAAGGTTAGGAAATAATTTTTTCAATCTAGAAACTGAGACAGTGTTTGCACTAGCATTATCCATATctaaagaaaacaatttttctgaaATACTCCAATCATGAACAAGCTTGCGAAAAATGAATTCAGCTATATTCTCaccagtatgagatgtgtcgatTAAAGCATAAGTTATTATTCTTTTTTGCAGCACCCAATTCTTGTCAATGAAATGTGCAGTAATACCCAAGTAACTCAATCTCTGTTTTGAGAGCCAAATATCGGATGTCAATGAAATCCTTCCAGGACTATCAAGAAGAATTCTCTTCAACTGTTGTTTTCCCTCTAGATAACACTTATATATATCAGTCCTCAAAGTATTACGAGAAAACTTAACGAAACCAGGATGAAAACTAGCATTGATGAACCATTGGAAAATAGGATCTTCAACGAATTGGAAAGGGAGCTCTCTTAAAATAATTAGCTTAATGACATTTTTCCTAGCTCTAGCCTGGTTGAAATTAAAGGTAGCAATTTTACCTTGACCATTTACAACTATTGTGGTCTGTGAATTATCGGTCTTGCGCTTCTTCAAACAGCTATTTGTATGCCTTTTTAGGTGTGAGGTTCCAGCATTGCCACCTGATTTTTTCCTTTCTCCACAGATTCTGCAAACTGCCCACATTATAATTGTCCCGGGATTTTCTGGATCTTCCTCTTCTAACTGATCAAAACCACCCCATACCTCAGATGTTAACTTTCTTTTTGGCTTTCGGATAGTTGCATTTGTTGGAGCTGGAGTTCCATTAACATCAGAATTGGTAATAAGCTCAGATGCTGCTTGTGAAGGATTTTCGCCTACTTGACTAGGATCCATTGTGAGAATTCCTGTAGAATATCATTGAATGTATAAGTTATACAAGTATATAAGACTGGTTAAGTTCACTCGGCAACTACATACTAGCATACTGTAATTAAGGTCAGTGAAGTATAGAAAACAATATGAACTAGTGAACTTCTCCTTGTAAGTACTCCAGTAGTACAGTTTCAAATAAACAAGCAAACAGGTGCATAATTCCCATCAGTACTAACCATCACATGAATGAAGTAAGAAATGAAAAAAGGGATGCCAAAATCACAAAAGATCCCAATTTCATTTACCGATTTGAATATTAATCAATTTCGTTCATACCCATGAATACCCCATCAAACAGAAAAGTAATTTATAATCATAAATCCTAAGCAAAATTAAAACATCAATCGACAACAATAATGTCCaaatcaattgaaacaaaaacagaaatgaATACCCAAGTTATTATTATCGCTTATTAGCACATGCATCAGCAAGCAGAAAAGTAAATCTATCATCACTTAAAATCATTTAAAACAACATTACAAGATCAAACACTAGTAACAATggaaaaatcaattgaaataaaaacataaaaaagtgaAAATGAAATTACTGAAACACATACCTTAGGCTTAGCCGCGTAGCAGTACTTCGAAATCAAGCTCTCGTTTGTGGTTCTTCCAAACCCTTATATATaaaatgaatacaagagaaatataaTTTTGATTGTGACCTAATTCAACTAATATAACAAAATTTCCTATAATTACTCCAAGATTGGATCATCTCTCGAtaggaaaccctaaattttctcaCTAAAAATAGCAAAATGAATATATGCAGAAAAATACTCGGGATAGAATCGATAGACTCTGGTATTCCAAGTATATATCTAGATATAGAATGAATCAATGAAAGCGGAAAGGAATAATTAGGCTGGGTAAATGGGTAGGCAAACGGGACGGGTAATATTAACGGGTTGACAGGACGGGTACCGGGCCGGGCAAGATTTTTTTACTCATGGCATGTGCCCGTCCTATTATTTAAAAGGGCTAGGCCGGGCTAGCCTGTGACGGGCAACGGGTACCCATGGGCTGTTATGGGTAAGGACGGACGGTACTGGACTTAGGGTTGCCGGAcagaatttacacccctacattttatacccatatttatattagttaggacccGATATTTTACTAATAACATAATTTTAATGTTTTTATAGAAAGTACGAGCAAATCCGAtcatccgaaaataaatgacgaaatataaaactaaaatgacGTTTGCGACGATAACAATCAAAATGCACTCAAGGAATTATAGAGACGACAgttaattaagatttttgtgcCTTGTTATTTGCTTATGTTGTCGGAGCACCTAATCAACTCATCATGAAATGATGCAAGGAAACAAAATTCAGTTAAAAGAAGTAAATGGGAGACGTGGCATCACTGTTTCCACACATTCTGTTCTTTTTAAAAGGTGAAGGAATTCTCATTTTCATTTCCTAACCAAGCAGCTGCTGTCATCATCATTCATAATTGTTTGAGAACAAGATTCTATGGAGTCAAAAAATGGTCGAAAATCAGAAGAAGCAGTTCTTGGGTGGACATCGAATGGCAAGACGGAGATGGGTGCTAGTCGGAACTGCAGCAATGGCAGTGATGGATTATTGGTTAATGGTAGTCTCGATCGTACAACAACTGCAACGGGAGTTCGGAGATGGAGTGCATATTGCTGGCGCTGGTTTGTTGTGGCATGTATTTCCATGGTCGTGGCTGTAACAATGAGTCTTCGATGTGAATCTGAGATGAAGAATGAATGCGCAGCAAACCAATTACATGAGCTACTAGTACCGGTCGAGAAGGTTCAGTAAACGGAATGGCCAGGGAACAAGAAAGTGTTGTGGTCGAACTGGAAATTTTCGGGAAGAATTTGGACGtgggctgagtttggaaaacggTGATGAATACCAGGTTGGGTCCGTGGTTAGAATTTGGCATTATAGAATCGACAGAAGATGCATTTGGATTCAAGTGAAGCTGGGGCCGGCTGCAGGCTTGCGAATGAGCTCGATTAAACCGGCACCCTTGAGTTGAATTGCTGGTGGAGGTGCTTTAAGGATCGAAGAACAGAATTTGACGTCAAAGTCAGAATTTGGATAGTATGTGGATTTGGATGTTGGTGGTGGACCGGGCCTAGGTAGTTCTGCTAGGTTTTAGTCAGACTTAGAGGACTCGCACAAACTACAAGAGGAAGACGGACGGACGGAAACAAAGAAGGAGGAGGCCGGACTGGGATTGGAAAGAAGCGCGGCTACACAGCCGCAACTGGAAGAGAAGTCTAGGGTTTGAAGTTTCAGTTCTTCAAttccatttttgcttagctagAGTTTTTAATCCTattttgtttatggcttttgagaaagtcatgtctagctagagccatgttagggtttaggtagaaaacAATTTTATTGTGTAGACTCTACatatatatgcttaataatgatttgattgattaatagtttttcttcatatagtttGGTATTTAATTGCTCATGagattttgttgattatttatgtttttcaattgatatggcgtgcttgggttaagttctttgacgtgatatactttaggattgataagtaatgctttagaatcactacacatgaaacgaagaaaattacagcggagaaacagtattcaATAGgcatgaaatatattttttaacgattagtagagtttgcataattaattggtggaaaccgaaaatcctaataactcattcccattttatttttattgttaaaattattattatttcattttgttccaaatttctgaaaatcgttcaaacatcatcttgtcaattacttagtttttggtgttagttggtagagtatttcacattcctcgtgggaacgacctgtacttgtcattgtctactagttaga comes from Papaver somniferum cultivar HN1 chromosome 7, ASM357369v1, whole genome shotgun sequence and encodes:
- the LOC113295264 gene encoding zinc finger BED domain-containing protein RICESLEEPER 2-like, yielding MWAVCRICGERKKSGGNAGTSHLKRHTNSCLKKRKTDNSQTTIVVNGQGKIATFNFNQARARKNVIKLIILRELPFQFVEDPIFQWFINASFHPGFVKFSRNTLRTDIYKCYLEGKQQLKRILLDSPGRISLTSDIWLSKQRLSYLGITAHFIDKNWVLQKRIITYALIDTSHTGENIAEFIFRKLVHDWSISEKLFSLDMDNASANTVSVSRLKKLFPNLPSKGDLFHVRCCFHILNLVVHDGLKVQGFTEMLEHVKGSLKYIFVSGTRCTQFRLLCDDMGVRSKKLQLDVKHRWNSTYLMLKDAIPYRQVLSAFLDDRSCPHVIDDTDWEHAEVLCAFLKPFYDATNYFSGVHYVTSNSVLQYLYEIGNYSFQWSADFNRYFRDFCWSNAFRLFNRGLLHFIWKRFWASRNRKKRDPLATSSEELKRYYAEPEPALADIENFDVLDWWKSNEKRYPVLSCVARDVLAVQASTVASESAFSLGKRILGDYRSSLTPDMLECSVVIKDWWKADMKDIFKPIDPLNDDITPADELERLAT